GGCGAAACGTGCGCCCAGCTCTCCAGCTACGACCGCGCGAGCCGATACGACGAGGCGACCGGCAAGTACGTCGGCTGGGATGCGAACGGCGACTGGGGCGGGGCTGCGGCCGTCGAGGGTGAGAACATCGTCGCCGGCGAGATCAAGGGTCCCGGTTGCATCTGGCGCATCTGGTCGGCGCGCGCCGAGCAGGGACATGTCAAGATCTACCTCGACGGGTCGTCTACGCCCGCGGTTGACCTCCCATTCATCGGCTACTTCGACGGCACGAACGAGCCGTTCGTCTTCCCGTCGCTTGTCCACAAGCTGGCGATGGGCTACAACAACTACACGCCGATCCCGTTCCAGAAGTCGTGCCGCATCGTGCTGGAGAAGGGGTGGGGCGCCTACTACCATTTCGTGTACTCCACCTTCCCCGAGAAGACAAAGGTGCCGACTTTCAGCCGCGAGCTGTCGGTCGAAGAACGCGCCGCTCTGGCAAGGGCAGACCGCTTCCTGCGCGTGAAGCTCGGCACTGACCCGGCTGGACGGCGCAACGATGAGATCGTCGAGACGAGGCGCATCTCGCTGGCTCCGGGGCAGAAGACGACCGTCGCCGACATAACCGGCAAGCGCGCGATCACCGGCCTCCGGGTCAAGGTTGATCCCTCCCTGCTGAGAGGCGAGGCCGACGCTCTGCGCGACGTCTCGCTCTCGATCAACTGGGACGGAGAGAAGACGCCGAGCGTCTGGTCGCCCCTTGGTGATTTCTTCGGCACCGGCCCGGGGTACAACAAGTACAAGTCGCTACCGCTCGGTCAGACCGACGATGGGATGTATTGCTACTGGTACATGCCGTTCGCCGAGAAGGCCGTCGTGCAGCTCTCGAACGAGGGCAGAGCCGGTTTCGTCGGCGAGATCAGCATCACTCACGCGCCGGTCAGGAAGGCGATCAACTCGCTCGGACGATTCCACGCGAAGTGGCACCGCGACGCCTTCCTGCCGACCGAACCCGAGCGGTGGATTGACTGGCCGATACTGAAGACCGAGGGCGCGGGGCGTTTCCTCGGCGTGGCGCTCGAGGTGTGGAACCCGCGCGGAAGCTGGTGGGGCGAGGGCGACGAGAAGTTCTTCGTGGACGGCGAGAAGTTTCCCTCGACCATCGGCACGGGCTCGGAGGACTACTTCGGGTACGCCTGGTGCTTCCCGGAGCTGTTCCAGAATGCATACCACAACCAGACGCGAGTAACGGACAACGTCGGGCACGTCGCCGTCAACCGATGGCACATCACGGACAACGTTCCGTTCCAGAAGTCCTTTGAGGGCTGCATTGAGAAGTACTATCTGAACGACCGGCCGACGCTCTACGCCTGCACGGCCTACTGGTATACGAGCGCGGACGGCACGGATCCTTACCGGGCCGTACCGCTCAAGGAACGGCGCTTCTACGTCGAACCCAGGGTAGCCAAGAAGCCGGGAGTGATCGAGGGCGAGGATCTGAAGATCGCGGCTCGGACCGGCGGAGGCGCGGCGCGGCAGGACCTGGCCCCGTTCATCGGTGGAAGCTGGAGCGGGAACGCGCATCTCTGGTGGACCAATGCTAAGCCGGGCGACAAGCTCGATCTCGAGGTGCCCGTGAAGAAGTCCGGCAAGTACGAATTGATCTTGGCGATGACCAAGGCCGCCGACTACGGCATAGTCCAGTTCTGCCTCGACGGCCGGAAGATCGCTGACCCGTTCGACCTCTACAATGACGGCGTGATCCCGACCGGCGAGAAGTCACTCGGCAAGATGGAACTCTCGGAGGGCACGCACAAGCTCACCGTCGAGATCGTCGGCGCGAACGACAAGGCGGTCAAGGCCTACATGTTCGGCCTCGACTACGTGAAGCTGTCCGCAGCGAAAGGCAAGTGAGATGCAGTATCGCGACCTGGGTAAGACCGGGCTGAAGGTCTCCGCGCTTGGGCTTGGGTGCATGCGGTTCCCGGAGGACAAGCCCGAGGTGGCGGAGGAGATCGTGGACTCCGCGATCGCCGCTGGGATCAACTACTTCGAGACCACACGCGGGTACATCAACGGCAGGTGCCAGCACCTCACCGCGCTCGGCCTCAAAGGTCGCAGCCGCGGGCTGATCGTCTCCGGCAAAGCGGGCGTCAAGGCCGATACCGCCGCCGACAGCTACCGGGCGGAGATCGACCTGCAGATGAGCATCCTCGGCGTGGACTACCTCGAGTTCTGGCAGGTCGGCTGGTTCTCTCTCGAGAAGCTCCCACTTCTCACAAAGAGAGACGGTCCCCTGGAGGCCCTCGACAAAGCTCGGAGCGAGGGTATCATCGGCCACGTCGGGTTCACCGGGCACGACAAGCCTGAGAACTTCACCAAGCTGATCGAGACCGGCCTGTTCGACAGCCTCACGGTCGTCTACAACATGCTCGATCGGCAGTACGCCGATACCATCAGGCGCGCCGGCGAGCTGGGCGTGGGCGTGATCGCCATGTGCCCCGTGGGCGGCGGGACGCTCGCGAGCCCGGCGCCGCAGATCCAGCAGCTCATACCCGGCGGTGCGAAGACGACGGCCGCCGCCGCGCTCCAGTTCGTTCTCGCCAATCCCGAAGTGAGCTGTGCATGCTCCGGGATGAACACGATGGATATGCTTCGGGAGAACCTCGAGACGGTGAACTCCTTCAGCGGATACGGCCCGGACGACTTTGCCCGGATGGAGGCGATCCTGGACGAGTTCTCCGCGCTCGGAAAGGAGTTTTGTACTGCGTGCAGGTACTGCATGGACTGCCCGCACGGAGTAGATATTCCCGGCAACTTCAGCCTCTACAATACCGCGAATATCTACGGCCTCACGGACTACGCGCGGTCGCAGTACGCGGCGATGGAGGCAGGCAAACGCGCCGACGCTTGTATCCGATGCGGGGAATGCGAGCCAAAGTGCCCCAACAAACTCCCGATCATGGACCAGCTTGCCGAGGCGGCCGAGCTGCTCTCCTGATACTGGATACTCTATGGCCAAGCGCATCCTGTTCATGGACGACAGCTCGATCCGTGCAGCGGCGTTCCTCCGGGCGCACCCGGGGGCCGTCTGGGTCGAGACGGCCGCGGAGTGCGTCAAGCTTCTCGCCGAACCGTGGGGCGAGGTGCATCTCGACTATGACCTCGGATGGACGTCGCAGAGCGGTTCCGGGGTCGAGGAGTCGGGGATGGGCGTCGTCAAGTGGATTGCGGAGAACAAGCCCGAGCATCTGCGGCAGACGGCATTCACCGTTCATTCGATGAGCCGGCACGCCGCCCGGCTGATGGTGGAGAAGCTGAAGACGGCGGGTTACTATGCTCATTATCGCCCCTTCGAACATGCTTCGGGGGACTAGCCTCCATGTAACGATGACGCTCAGTTCAAGCAGGAGCACGAGTACGATTAGGAGTCGGATATGCAATACGTCAGGCTGGGGAATGCGGGGATCGAGGTATCGCGCCTCTCGTTGGGGTGCATGGACTTTCCGCTGAGGCTCGGTGAAGCCGAGGCGTCTAAGCTGGTTGCCAGGGCGATCGAGATGGGAGTCAACCTGCTCGACACCGCCGACACGTACGACAAGGGCGCTAGCGAGGAGATACTCGGCAAGATCCTGAGGGGCAAGCGCGACCGGATCATCCTGGCCACCAAGTTCTGGGCGGTGATGCACGACCGCCCGAACGGCGGCGGGTGCTCGCGCGT
This portion of the Armatimonadota bacterium genome encodes:
- a CDS encoding DUF2961 domain-containing protein, with translation MLVCGTVTAAPANYTYVDLVNRLTDLEGLAVLPLKGETCAQLSSYDRASRYDEATGKYVGWDANGDWGGAAAVEGENIVAGEIKGPGCIWRIWSARAEQGHVKIYLDGSSTPAVDLPFIGYFDGTNEPFVFPSLVHKLAMGYNNYTPIPFQKSCRIVLEKGWGAYYHFVYSTFPEKTKVPTFSRELSVEERAALARADRFLRVKLGTDPAGRRNDEIVETRRISLAPGQKTTVADITGKRAITGLRVKVDPSLLRGEADALRDVSLSINWDGEKTPSVWSPLGDFFGTGPGYNKYKSLPLGQTDDGMYCYWYMPFAEKAVVQLSNEGRAGFVGEISITHAPVRKAINSLGRFHAKWHRDAFLPTEPERWIDWPILKTEGAGRFLGVALEVWNPRGSWWGEGDEKFFVDGEKFPSTIGTGSEDYFGYAWCFPELFQNAYHNQTRVTDNVGHVAVNRWHITDNVPFQKSFEGCIEKYYLNDRPTLYACTAYWYTSADGTDPYRAVPLKERRFYVEPRVAKKPGVIEGEDLKIAARTGGGAARQDLAPFIGGSWSGNAHLWWTNAKPGDKLDLEVPVKKSGKYELILAMTKAADYGIVQFCLDGRKIADPFDLYNDGVIPTGEKSLGKMELSEGTHKLTVEIVGANDKAVKAYMFGLDYVKLSAAKGK
- a CDS encoding aldo/keto reductase, which codes for MQYRDLGKTGLKVSALGLGCMRFPEDKPEVAEEIVDSAIAAGINYFETTRGYINGRCQHLTALGLKGRSRGLIVSGKAGVKADTAADSYRAEIDLQMSILGVDYLEFWQVGWFSLEKLPLLTKRDGPLEALDKARSEGIIGHVGFTGHDKPENFTKLIETGLFDSLTVVYNMLDRQYADTIRRAGELGVGVIAMCPVGGGTLASPAPQIQQLIPGGAKTTAAAALQFVLANPEVSCACSGMNTMDMLRENLETVNSFSGYGPDDFARMEAILDEFSALGKEFCTACRYCMDCPHGVDIPGNFSLYNTANIYGLTDYARSQYAAMEAGKRADACIRCGECEPKCPNKLPIMDQLAEAAELLS